The Thermoleophilia bacterium nucleotide sequence CGTGCTGATCTCGGTGTTGCCGAGCTTCGTCTTTGTTTGCCCCTCGAACTGTGGGTTCTTCAGCTTGACCGAAATCAGTGCGGTGAGGCCCTCGCGCATATCCTCGCCAGTGAGGTTGTCCTCCTTCTCCTTGAGGAGGTTCTTCTGGCGCGCGTAGTCATTCAGCGTACGCGTGAGCGCCGAACGAAAGCCGGTGAGATGCGAGCCGCCCTCGGTCGTGTTGATGTTGTTGGCAAACGTGAAGACCGACTCGTTATAGGACGAATTCCACTGCATCGCGACTTCGGCTGAACCGTCTTGCGTCTCGTTCTCGAAGTAGATGATCGTGCGGTGAATGGGGTCCTTTTCGCGGTTGATGTAGCTGACAAAGTCCCTGATGCCACCGTCGTACTTGAACGTCACGTTCTCGCCCTCGGCGCGCTCGTCGTTGAGAGAGATACTCAGGCCTCTCGTGAGGAACGCGGTCTCGCGCAAGCGCTGCACGAGGACGCGATAGTCGTACTCGACCTCTTCGAAAATGTCGGGGTCGGCGAGAAACGAAACAGTGTTGCCGGTGGGAGCGTCCTTCGCGAGTTGCGCCTTCTGGACCAGATCGGTGACGGGGTTGCCGCGCTCAAACCGCTGATACCAGTGATAGCCGTCGCGGTGAATGTCGAGCTCAAGCCACTCGCTGAGTGCGTTGACGACCGACACGCCAACACCGTGAAGGCCACCGGACACCTTGTAGCCCGCTCCCCCGAACTTACCGCCCGCGTGCAGCATGGTGAGCACAATCGTGGCGGCAGGCAGGTTGTACTTCTCCATGATGCCGACTGGGATGCCGCGACCGTTGTCGGCCACGGTGATGGAATTGTCGGGGTTGATGGTGACGGTGATGGCCGTGCAGTATCCGGCGAGTGCTTCGTCAACGGAGTTGTCGACGACTTCGTAAACCAAATGGTGGAGACCGCGAGGCCCAGTCGAACCGATGTACATACCCGGCCGCTCGCGCACCGGCTCCAGACCTTCGAGAACCTGGATGTCCTGCGCGTCATAGTGCGGCTGCTTCACGTAACCTCGCTCGCTGACAACGTAACCGTGGGAAGGGCGGCGGTCGGCTTTGGACCAGCTGTCAGTATAGCAGAATGCGGAGGGACTCGCGATCTCACACCGCCGCATTATCGCCTGCAAAAGAGCTATTTCTCAGCTGATTAAGTCACCTCCTATGCCGTCCTCACGCCGATGCCGGGATGCAGGGTCACTTGCGACCCATCGACGAGTCGAGCGCCTTCTCGATCGCACGCCGCAACCGCTCGTCACGAACCTCACAAGCAGCCGCCACTGCAGTCGATAGCGATCGGGCTTCAAGTCGAGGCGGTTCGACGCTCCGCTGCCGGCGATCGCTCGCCGTCTCACAACCCACTCGCCGATCCGGCATGGGATCGACGACGAGGCGCAGGCGCTCGATTGGGTTGTTGGGTGTCGTTCTCGCAATGCGCTCCAGTAGTTCACTACTCTGGAACTTGAGCTCACTCACCCAGATCGAGGAGTCGCACTCGATTGTCAGAGTGCCATTGTGGAACCGTGACGGACGCGCAAATCTGTTGATGTTGGGTGGGCAGGCGCGTCGCCATGCGCCAAACGCCTTCGCCTGAACACCTGAACACAGATGCTCAACAGTAGGCGCCAAGACGTCCTTGATCGAACAGGGTGCGCCGACTCGTTGATCCTTACTACGCGTGACGTCGCCCATCATCTCGTATCACCTTGCTCGCCACTCGCGGAAGACGCGCGCTCCGGCTGTGCTACTGATCCACCGAGAGGTAACTCGATCACTGTAGCATTCTCCAACTCACTGTCTGTGAAGTAATATCGATTGGTCGTCGTCACAATCGCCTGACCAACCGCGGTCAGCCTGTCGACGAGAAGACGTCGTCGCACATCGTCAAGCTCACTCATGACGTCATCCAAGAAGAGAATCCCACTCCTTCCACTGCGCCGCGCGGCGCTGTCTTCCTCCGCGAGGAGCAGCGCCAAGACCGCCAGGCGCTGCTCACCTTGAGATCCGAACAGCCGCAGATCACGACCCTCCGCGGGTGTTTCTGGCGAAGCACACACTCCTGACGTCTTGCGCGCTGGTACCTGATCACTTCCCCTCTCAGGCTCAGGCAATTCGATAAATCGCACGTCGTCCCTATGAGGTCCCAAAGATGTGAACCCGCGCCGCACCTCGCTATCCCGCCGGCGGCGCAACTCTTCAAGAACGGCGACTTCGTCGAAATCGAATGCCTCAAGTTGACTCACGAGTTGCAGAGCGTAACGCTCGTGCCTTGGCGTAAGCGCTGCGATCTCACATGAGAATCGTTCACCTAACTCGCTGACGATCTCGCGGCGGTGGCAGCCCAGCATGACGGCCGAGCGGGCGTACTGTGCATCCCATGGTCCAAGGGCACGTTCTGACGCTCCAGCCCGCACCGCGTCAAGTTGTGCATTTCGCTGCCGCCAGACCTCATTGAACTCACGCAGGGCGAGGGCGTATCGGCGATCGAGTCCCGCTGCAAATGCATCTATGTGGCCACGACGACGCGCTGGACTCCCCTTGACGAGTAGAAGGCTCTCCGGTACGAAGATGGCAGCCTGACTGCGCCGCCGGAGATCGTCAATTGAGTCAACCGGTAGCCCTGACCATTTCATCACTCGCCCAGCGCGCGGTGAGACTCCCACTTCGATCATTGCGGGCGGTGACCCGGATTCCTCCAGGACCACCTCGATACGAGCAAATGAGGCCCCCCACTGGATGAGCTTGTCTTCTCGTCGAGTCCGAGGGGACGCTGCGCGTAGCGCGAACCACGCACCTTCCAGGAGATTCGTCTTACCAGTGGCGTTCTCCCCTACGACGACATTCAGCCCAGGGCCGAATGAGGCCGTCGCATCGCAATACGATCGGAAATTGACGAGTTTCAGGGAGGTGACATGCACACGCAATACTCTGCACCGGGAACAGCGACCACGTCGCCAACCTCGAGTCGGCGACCACGTCGCATCTCCACTCTGCCATTGACTCTCACGTCGCCGCACTGGATTAGAATCTTGGCCTGTCCTCCAGTTGGGGCAACACCAGTGAGCTTCAGAAACGAGCCGAGCGTCAACGATCCTCTGACGACGACGTCGTTCAGTTGCTGAGTCGGATTGGCATGATCAGATACTGGAAGTCGTCGTGCTTGCTCCTTATCAACCCAGGACGCAGCGGGTTTGTGAATCGCATACGCACCCGGTCCTCATCTACAGCGTCGATCCCGTCTATCAGGTATGCAGGGCTGAAACCGATCTCGAATGATTCCCCTGTGAAGTCCACGTCGAGCGTTTCCTCCGCCTGCCCCACGTCTTGGGTGACGGCTCTCATACTAAGGCGACCGGTAGTGAAGGTGAGACGAAGCGGAGCACTCTTCTGCGCAAGCAGACTCACACGCCGCGCTGCAGAAATGAAGTCCGCCTTCGATATCTCTACTTCATGATCGAACGAGTCTGGGATCAACTGCTTATAGCTCGGAAACTGCCCGTCGATGAGCCGAGAAGCCACCCATACATCGCCCGCTCGCCGATTCATATGGAAGAGAATCTGGTTTTCACTGACGACGATGTCTATTTCAGGACTTCCGGAGGACGAGACAAGGCGCGACACCTCCGTGAGGGCCCGCACCGGCACGATAGCGTGAACATCTTCTGCCAGCGCCCGTTCAAGCGGAGCGTCACAGACCGCAAGACGATAACTGTCGGTCGCGACCATCCTGAGCTTGTCCCCAACAATACTCATGAGAACGCCTGTAAGGATTGGGCGCGTCTCATCCCGAGACGCTGCCCTGCCGACTTTGGAAAGCGTCTCGATGAGCGGTTCCTTGGCTACGCCGAGCGCTCCCTCGAGGGAGAAGACAGCCGTTTGAGGAAAGTCGCTCGCTGTCCAAGCATTAAGAGTGAAGCCTGCGTTTCCTGACCGCACGCGAAGCGTTGTCTCACTGCCCTCAAGATCGATCAACTCTTCAGCGAGGTTGCGAACCACATCTGAGAACAGGCGCGCGGGAACCACGAGCTCGCCTGTTCTTTCCACTTCCGCCTCGAGACTCGCCTTGATGGAGAGTTCCATGTCGGTGGCATACATGTCGAGACGACCTTCCTCGGTCGCTTCGAGGAGGATGCCGGAGAGGACCGGCAAAGTGCTTCGTGAAGACACACCTCGAGCCAGTATCGCCAGTGTCTCGACAAGTGTGGAACGATCGCAGGTGAACTTCATCCCGACTCCTTATGATCATGAGGAAGGAGTAGTACTTCTCGTCATCGTCATAGCTGCTGTTGACAACGAGGAGAACGCTCGATCCTCCTGCACACACGAGGTACGAGGGTGCTGACAGGCCTGTGGAAAACCAAACGGCAACTCGACCAGCCTGTGTGTCACGACCGTCTCTACCGGAAGCATAGCTGATTCTGAGTCGTGTGGGAGAGAATTGTCCACCGGTCTTCCACGGTTCGTCCACGCATCGGTGTTGACAAACCACTTCTTGGAGGTGCTCGCCTCGGGTGCCGCTCGTGGCGGCCTAGTGAGCAGACCGCAAGCGGGTCGTGATGAGTGTGACTAGGTCTTGAAGCTGCGGATCGTGACCGTCCTTGAGTTGTCGTTCGAGCTTGTCGACCGCGTAGAGAACGGTTGTGTGATGACGTCCGCCGAAACGGGCACCGATCTGCGGCAGCGACGTCTCTGTGAGGACCCGTGATAGGTACATGGCCAACTGGCGAGCGTAGGCCACGTCCTGTGTGCGCCGATTGCCGCGCAGATCGTTGACATGAAGCCCGAACTGCTTGGCCACCTCCGCCTGAATCATGTCGACGGTTACTGCGTGCTGGTACGCTTGCGGCACGATGTCTCTGAGCGCCTCTTTTGTTACCTCGAGCGTCACGTCTACTCCACGGAACGCCGCATAACTCACGACTCTGGTCAGCGCTCCGTAGAGTTCACGGATGTTTGTGGTTACGCGTGACGCGATCCATTCCAGGACTGCAGGTTCGCGAATCTCGAATTCTTCCCACTTGACCTGTTTTCTGAGGATGGCGATGCGTGTCTCCAGATCGGGTCTACTGATGTCAACGACGACGCCTTGGCCGAAACGTGAACGGAGGCGTTCCTCAAGGGCTTCGAGTTCGCGTGGCGGACGATCTGAGGTAATCACGATCTGCTTGCCGGCCTCGTAGAGGGCGTTGAACGTGTGGAAGAACTCGACCTGTGTTTGCTGCTTCTCAACCAAGAATTGAACATCATCGATGAGGAGAACGTCGTTCTGTCGGTAGGTCTGCTTGAATCCTTCAATGCGATTCTTGTCGGTAACAGCATTAATGAAGTCGTCGGTGAATCGCTCTACGGTCACGTATCTCACTTGGAGTTCAGGGTGGTAATCCAGAGTGGCGTGGGCGATAGCTTGAATGAGATGCGTCTTGCCGAGTCCCGTGTCCGCGTAGATAAACACGGGATTGTAGGCGCTCGCCGGAGATTCGGCGACGCTTCGGGCGACCGCTGCCGCGTACTGGTTATGAGGACCTTCGACGAAGCGGTCGAAGACGTAGCGAGGATTGAGGTCGCTTGTGTGTTGCGATGGTCGAGACTCGCGCGTGCGTGGCAGGCGCGACACTTCCTTAGTGTCCGTGCGTGGCACGCCATTGTCATTGGATGACGACCCATTGGTGTTCTGCGTAACAGCGGCGGCGCGCGGGTCGACGACTACGTGGATCCCAATGCGGCCGCCGAGCACGTCCGACAAAGCATCGGCGACCATGCCTGAGAAGCGCTTCTCAATCCAGTCACGAGCGAAATCGTTCGGCACGCCAATGAGAAAGACGCCGTCTTCCAGGGCTAAGGGAACTGCTCTATCGAACCAGAACTTGTAGGCAGCATCGCTCAGGTGACCGCGAAGCTGTGCTTTCGCGTCCTCCCACACCATTGTCAGTTGCTCGTCCGTTGATACCTCGACGTGTGGCGGTCGCATAGAAGTTGACGGACCAGGGACAGATCAGAGGGGGTCAGAGAATGCTCTCAAGAAGGTGTAAACCCGCTTCTGCCAGTGCGCGCTTCCCGTCACCCAGAGCGTGAATCAACCCCATCTCCTGCAGTATAGCGAGTTCGCGGAAGGCTGTGGCGGGGGCAACGCCTAGTTCGCGTGCGATCGCAGTCGGCCCCGCGGCGCCCAGTTCCATGAGAAGGACTAGCACCTTGGTTTGCCTGGTGGTGAGCTTGACTGCAGGCTCTGTCACGTGGGGTTGGATCGAAGCACTGCCCGGTAGAGTGATGGTGAATACCGTCCCCCCGCCCAGGTTGTCTTCGATCGTCACGACACCACGGAGGAGTTCCAGCGATTCGCGAGCTATCGGGAGACCGGAGCCGACGCCGCGGATGATCTCGCGCTGAGCGGGAGTCGCTGTCGTGAATCCGGGTAGGAAGGCGCGTTCCTTGTCCTGGACGCCGGGGCCGTGGTCAGAGATGCGGATGGTTTGTCCGTTGTCGAGGATAGTAATCACGACGTCTCTGAAGTAGGCATGAAGTAGGTTCTCAATGAGCTCTTGGATGACGGTATATGGTACGTGGCCCCCTTGTTCTCGACAGAAGCTATAGGTCTTCTCAGCCAACGAAGCAATCAGAGCCGGAAGATCCTTCTCTTCGATCGTGACGACGTGGGGTGGAGTCGTGAGGGCGTCGTAGATGGCGATCCTCGGAGCTGCGGGTCCAACCGGAAGAACGGGCAAGCTCTCGTCAATCGGAGGCGCCTTCCGCGCGCGCGGATCCGTGATACGGGTGGACGTCGCGACAGATGGCGGCGAGTCGTCGTCCTCGCGCGTCTCGGCGAGCAGCCTGTCGAGGAAGGACTCCATGGGGTCACCAAGTATAGCAAAGGCCGCGCGCCTCTCGGAAAAGGGTCGGGCACGTCAGAAACGTCGATTTGCAGCGACAACCGTGATGTTATCCACAGAGTGTTCAGGATGTGTGGAGAGCTTCGCGGACGACTGCGGCCAGCAGTCACGGCGGGCGTGAGTTGTGGAGAAGAGGATTTCACGGAAGCCGATCATGCTCCTCTCGAAACGCCTCCGCTAGATCGCCACACCGCCGATGTCAGAGCAACTTGTCAACCGCGAGTTGTGGAAAGGAAATTGCTGGAAACCGCGACTTCCTTGGGCAACTGATGTGGGATCTTTGGAGCGTTCGGCAACTGGAGGCCGGGAGAATCTTCTCCACGGGAAACGCGAGCCTGGGAGCACGCAAAAGCGCACATATCCACATTCTCCACAGGTGGAGTTGAATGGTGGGGCGAAGCGCTGAAAAGCTGTCGTCTCCTTGCGTTCGATATACTTGGGGGGTCGTGCGGAGCTCCTGTGTGAGGAGCTGAGATGGCGCTTCCTAGCGTCGACGCGTTGAACCTGACCACCGAAACGGTGGCGGCGCTGTGAGGCGCCGCTGGGTAATTCCAGCGAAGGGAGATCATGTTGGGTACCACACGTACGTCTGTTGCCAATCTGGAAGCGGGTTCCTCCGCTCGCACTGCCCGCCTCAATCTGAATCCGGCGCATTGGGGTGTGCACACTCTGGCCGAGATCGGCATCGCGATTGCTCTTGCCGCTGTGCTCGGCCAGATACGGCTGTTCACTATGCCTCAGGGCGGATCCGTGAGCCTCGAACTCCTCCCTATAGTGTTCGTCGCGGTGCGTCGCGGGATCGTCCCTGCCATTACCGCCGGATTGCTGTACGGCATTCTCCAGCTGTTTCTCCCTGGAGCCTTCGTCTACCACCCGTTGCAGGCAGCCCTCGACTATCCACTGGCATTCATGGCTCTCTCGCTCGCTGGGGTGGTGTCGGTGAGGAATGTGCCCGCCCTGGTCGGCGCCGTGAGTCTGGCCGTTCTTGGGCGTCTCGTGTTTCACTTCCTCTCGGGGCTCATCTTCTTCGCGGAGTACGCGCCTCAGTGGGAGGCTCCTTGGCTCTATGCTCTGACGTACAACCTCCTCTACCTCATCCCGGAGGCAGCGATAACGGTGCTGCTCATGTGGCCGCTGCTGAAGGCGTACGATGCCGCGTTCGGGCACGGGGCCGGAGAGACGGAGATCGAGAGCCGGCGGCGATGACTGGATCGAGAGCCGTCGTCTTTCTTGCCGGGGAGTACGAGGATGACGCGTGTTCCTACTACTTGGAACAAGCTGAAGCGGCCGACCTAATAGTGGCGGCAGACGCCGGGGCGGCCTTCCTCGTGCGCCATGGGGTGCAAGCGGACGTCGTCGTCGGTGATTTCGACTCCTTGAGTGTGGCGGACTTGAAAACGGTCGAAGGTTCTGGGGCCGTGGTCCAGCGTCATCCTCTCCACAAGGACCTGACTGATGGCGAGTTGGCTGTGACTGAGGCTCTCCGTCGAGGGGCCAGCGAAGTCATTCTCGTCGGTGCGTACGGCGCCCTGGATCACACCCTTGGGCACATGGCGATCATGCGCCGTCTCGCAGCCCAGGGGGTGATCGCGCGGCTCACCTCATCTCGACTTGCTGTTCGCGTGCTCACAGGTAGCAGGTCGTGCGCGCTGGACTCGGCTGTGGGCACGCGAGTGTCGTTGGTGCCGCTGGACGAAGGCGCCGTCCTTAGCATCCACGGCTTCCGCTACTCGCTCTGCCGTAGCCTACTGGCTGCGGATGAGTGTCGCGGCCTCGGCAATGTAATTGCAGCCCTCCCGGCGACCATCACTGTGCACGCCGGGGCGGTCGTCGTACTAGTCGAATCAGGGTCAGAGAGTTTTGGTGCAGCGCGTCGAGCGGCCAGGCCGGCATGAGCCGCAGCGGCATCGTCTCACGTCGTTGGGCGCTGGCCGCTGTGCTGTGGGCTATGATCATCATAGGGTTCGGCGTCTCGCCCACGCAGAAGATCGTCGATGCCACAGCTCCGAATCACGAGGATACCGCCACGTCCGCTGGCCACTTTGTCGAGTACGCTCTCTTCTCGGGGCTCCTCGTCTTGGCCGGTCACGAGCGAGGTGAGAATCCACGTCGGCACATCGCGGTGGTGGCTGTGCTTGCGGCTGTGTTGCTTGGTCTTGCCATCGAGCTGATCCAAGCCGTGCTGCCGTACCGGGACTTCCAGTTGCTCGACCTTCTGCTCAACGCGGTCGGGGCGACTGTCGGTGCCGTCGTCGTCAGCGCAGTGCGGGCGGCGCTGGATCTGGAACGAGGACGCCGCGCATGATGCTCGCGGCTACGTCGTCGGAAGGGATGTCGTAAACGGCGCGTTCAACGAGCTCTCTCAGCGTCGTCAAACGGGTTTCACGAGCCTTCGCAGCGCAGAGATCGACGTTGCAGTGCGGCTCTGGTGTCGTCATCTCTCCTCCTTTCCGCCCACCGAAGAGAGGCATCGTCCCAGCATCGTCGCGAGTTTACTAAGATGCGTAGGCAAATGTGACTTCGCTGAAGGGGGCCCCTCGTGATCGCTATTCAGGAAGCGCTTGATCGAGTGCTTGCTACCTGTGGGCTGATGCCGTGCCACGAGGTCTCTCTGCTGGAAAGCCTTGGGCGCGTTAGCGGGCAAACGATCACCTCGCCGGAGCAAGTGCCGTCATTCGACAGCGCGGCGATGGACGGCTTTGCGGTGCGCGCGGCGGACCTCGCCGAGGGTCGGCGGGACTTTCCCGTGGTTGTCGAGGTGCCCGCTGGGACGTGGATAGAAGAACGCGTGCCGTCGGGCTGCGCGGCTCGGATCATGACCGGTGCCCCTCTTCCTCCAGGCGTCGACACGGTTATTCCAGTCGAAGCAACAAGGCTGGACGGACGAACCGTCCGTATCGAGGACTCGGTGCCGATGTCGTCGGGAGTCAACATCCGACGCGCCGGCGAGGATCTTGACGTCGGTGACGTGTTGGTCGAGGCGGGATCCGTCATGGGTCCGGCGGAGGTGGGTGCGCTCGTCTCCGTTGGACTCGTCTCGACCGCTGTGGTGCATCGGCCGCGCGTCGCCATTATCGCGACAGGCAGCGAACTCGTGGCGCCGGGACAGACACTCAAGCCCGGCCTGATTCGCAACTCGAACTCCTTCACTGCCTACGGGCAGGTTCAAGAAGCGGGCGCGGATCCGATTCTTCTGGGAATCGCGCCGGATGACCGAGACGAAACACGTCGACTCATGTCCGCCGCGCTTGCTCAAGATGTCGTCATCACCTCGGGAGGTGTTTCGGTCGGCGAGTACGACTTCGTGAAGGAGATCCAAGACGAACTGGGCGTGGAGCGGCGCTTCTGGGGCGTGTCCATGAAACCTGGAAAACCGCTCGCTTTTGGGGTTCACGGGGATACGCTCGTGTTCGGAGTGCCGGGAAACCCAGTCGCGGCCATGGTCTGTGTCGAGCTCTTCGTGCGACCAGCGCTGCTGGCGCTGCAAGGACGACGGGATCTGTATCGCCCCTATGTGCACGCCGTTGCGCTGGAGGATCTGCGCGGGACTGGGCAACGAACCGAACTGCGCCGTTGTCGCCTCTCGCGTCGTGGGCGCGAATGGGTGTTTGCGACGACTGGTCCGCAAGGATCAGGGATCCTGCGCTCGATGGTTCAGGCGGACGGACTTGCCATAGTGCCGCCAAACCTTGTCGCCGTGTCGGCAGGGGACGTGCTTCCCGTCATGCTGCTCGAGGGCCGCGCAGAGGAGCGACCGCCCTTCTCGGGCATGGACGGCGAATCAGTGCATGGGTGAAGCCGAGCGCTCGCGAATCGTCGCGGACTTCAAGGCCGCCCAGACCACTAGTCGGTGACTCGCGCTGTACGGCGGAGTGCATGTTGTCAGCACCAGGTCGTAACCTCGGTCAAGGAGAACGCTGACATCTGTGGGGACGACGACTGTCGTCTTGACCACTTTGTAGTGGAACTTCGCGTACGGGGTTTCGACAAAGATATCCGCCCCGGGCTCCAGCCTGTCGAGCTCATAGAAGGGGGCTCCGTAGGTCGTGCGGTGACCCGAAATCGCAAACGGCTCACCGGCGCCCGGCAACGGCGTTACCGCGTAGTGCACAAGACCTCGGCGAAGTAGGCCGCGGTCACCGTCTGGGTCGAGTGCCGAAGGACCTGCGGTGCCTTGTTGGATAAGGCGGTTGAGGGAGATGTGCGGAATGCGCAGCCGGCCGACTACGTCGCCGCGATCGAGCAGTTTGGTGTACGTGAGTGCCGCGGTTCTGATCAGCTCGCTCTCGGGAACATCGGGCTTCGCGGTG carries:
- a CDS encoding molybdopterin molybdotransferase MoeA, whose protein sequence is MIAIQEALDRVLATCGLMPCHEVSLLESLGRVSGQTITSPEQVPSFDSAAMDGFAVRAADLAEGRRDFPVVVEVPAGTWIEERVPSGCAARIMTGAPLPPGVDTVIPVEATRLDGRTVRIEDSVPMSSGVNIRRAGEDLDVGDVLVEAGSVMGPAEVGALVSVGLVSTAVVHRPRVAIIATGSELVAPGQTLKPGLIRNSNSFTAYGQVQEAGADPILLGIAPDDRDETRRLMSAALAQDVVITSGGVSVGEYDFVKEIQDELGVERRFWGVSMKPGKPLAFGVHGDTLVFGVPGNPVAAMVCVELFVRPALLALQGRRDLYRPYVHAVALEDLRGTGQRTELRRCRLSRRGREWVFATTGPQGSGILRSMVQADGLAIVPPNLVAVSAGDVLPVMLLEGRAEERPPFSGMDGESVHG
- a CDS encoding class E sortase; the protein is MNRRPRLRLAGNLLLIAGGLVLAYPLWSAGYAQVQQTRLDDSYQDSSVAFAATTEGSASTAKPDVPESELIRTAALTYTKLLDRGDVVGRLRIPHISLNRLIQQGTAGPSALDPDGDRGLLRRGLVHYAVTPLPGAGEPFAISGHRTTYGAPFYELDRLEPGADIFVETPYAKFHYKVVKTTVVVPTDVSVLLDRGYDLVLTTCTPPYSASHRLVVWAALKSATIRERSASPMH
- a CDS encoding ATP-binding protein, giving the protein MESFLDRLLAETREDDDSPPSVATSTRITDPRARKAPPIDESLPVLPVGPAAPRIAIYDALTTPPHVVTIEEKDLPALIASLAEKTYSFCREQGGHVPYTVIQELIENLLHAYFRDVVITILDNGQTIRISDHGPGVQDKERAFLPGFTTATPAQREIIRGVGSGLPIARESLELLRGVVTIEDNLGGGTVFTITLPGSASIQPHVTEPAVKLTTRQTKVLVLLMELGAAGPTAIARELGVAPATAFRELAILQEMGLIHALGDGKRALAEAGLHLLESIL
- the thiT gene encoding energy-coupled thiamine transporter ThiT, with the translated sequence MLGTTRTSVANLEAGSSARTARLNLNPAHWGVHTLAEIGIAIALAAVLGQIRLFTMPQGGSVSLELLPIVFVAVRRGIVPAITAGLLYGILQLFLPGAFVYHPLQAALDYPLAFMALSLAGVVSVRNVPALVGAVSLAVLGRLVFHFLSGLIFFAEYAPQWEAPWLYALTYNLLYLIPEAAITVLLMWPLLKAYDAAFGHGAGETEIESRRR
- the dnaN gene encoding DNA polymerase III subunit beta, with the translated sequence MKFTCDRSTLVETLAILARGVSSRSTLPVLSGILLEATEEGRLDMYATDMELSIKASLEAEVERTGELVVPARLFSDVVRNLAEELIDLEGSETTLRVRSGNAGFTLNAWTASDFPQTAVFSLEGALGVAKEPLIETLSKVGRAASRDETRPILTGVLMSIVGDKLRMVATDSYRLAVCDAPLERALAEDVHAIVPVRALTEVSRLVSSSGSPEIDIVVSENQILFHMNRRAGDVWVASRLIDGQFPSYKQLIPDSFDHEVEISKADFISAARRVSLLAQKSAPLRLTFTTGRLSMRAVTQDVGQAEETLDVDFTGESFEIGFSPAYLIDGIDAVDEDRVRMRFTNPLRPGLIRSKHDDFQYLIMPIRLSN
- a CDS encoding thiamine diphosphokinase, whose amino-acid sequence is MTGSRAVVFLAGEYEDDACSYYLEQAEAADLIVAADAGAAFLVRHGVQADVVVGDFDSLSVADLKTVEGSGAVVQRHPLHKDLTDGELAVTEALRRGASEVILVGAYGALDHTLGHMAIMRRLAAQGVIARLTSSRLAVRVLTGSRSCALDSAVGTRVSLVPLDEGAVLSIHGFRYSLCRSLLAADECRGLGNVIAALPATITVHAGAVVVLVESGSESFGAARRAARPA
- a CDS encoding RNA-binding S4 domain-containing protein, which translates into the protein MTLGSFLKLTGVAPTGGQAKILIQCGDVRVNGRVEMRRGRRLEVGDVVAVPGAEYCVCMSPP
- the dnaA gene encoding chromosomal replication initiator protein DnaA → MVWEDAKAQLRGHLSDAAYKFWFDRAVPLALEDGVFLIGVPNDFARDWIEKRFSGMVADALSDVLGGRIGIHVVVDPRAAAVTQNTNGSSSNDNGVPRTDTKEVSRLPRTRESRPSQHTSDLNPRYVFDRFVEGPHNQYAAAVARSVAESPASAYNPVFIYADTGLGKTHLIQAIAHATLDYHPELQVRYVTVERFTDDFINAVTDKNRIEGFKQTYRQNDVLLIDDVQFLVEKQQTQVEFFHTFNALYEAGKQIVITSDRPPRELEALEERLRSRFGQGVVVDISRPDLETRIAILRKQVKWEEFEIREPAVLEWIASRVTTNIRELYGALTRVVSYAAFRGVDVTLEVTKEALRDIVPQAYQHAVTVDMIQAEVAKQFGLHVNDLRGNRRTQDVAYARQLAMYLSRVLTETSLPQIGARFGGRHHTTVLYAVDKLERQLKDGHDPQLQDLVTLITTRLRSAH
- a CDS encoding VanZ family protein — its product is MSRSGIVSRRWALAAVLWAMIIIGFGVSPTQKIVDATAPNHEDTATSAGHFVEYALFSGLLVLAGHERGENPRRHIAVVAVLAAVLLGLAIELIQAVLPYRDFQLLDLLLNAVGATVGAVVVSAVRAALDLERGRRA
- the recF gene encoding DNA replication and repair protein RecF (All proteins in this family for which functions are known are DNA-binding proteins that assist the filamentation of RecA onto DNA for the initiation of recombination or recombinational repair.), with amino-acid sequence MHVTSLKLVNFRSYCDATASFGPGLNVVVGENATGKTNLLEGAWFALRAASPRTRREDKLIQWGASFARIEVVLEESGSPPAMIEVGVSPRAGRVMKWSGLPVDSIDDLRRRSQAAIFVPESLLLVKGSPARRRGHIDAFAAGLDRRYALALREFNEVWRQRNAQLDAVRAGASERALGPWDAQYARSAVMLGCHRREIVSELGERFSCEIAALTPRHERYALQLVSQLEAFDFDEVAVLEELRRRRDSEVRRGFTSLGPHRDDVRFIELPEPERGSDQVPARKTSGVCASPETPAEGRDLRLFGSQGEQRLAVLALLLAEEDSAARRSGRSGILFLDDVMSELDDVRRRLLVDRLTAVGQAIVTTTNRYYFTDSELENATVIELPLGGSVAQPERASSASGEQGDTR
- a CDS encoding DUF721 domain-containing protein, which encodes MMGDVTRSKDQRVGAPCSIKDVLAPTVEHLCSGVQAKAFGAWRRACPPNINRFARPSRFHNGTLTIECDSSIWVSELKFQSSELLERIARTTPNNPIERLRLVVDPMPDRRVGCETASDRRQRSVEPPRLEARSLSTAVAAACEVRDERLRRAIEKALDSSMGRK